The sequence below is a genomic window from Lolium perenne isolate Kyuss_39 chromosome 7, Kyuss_2.0, whole genome shotgun sequence.
gcaggggtgaaccaccggggcatccccaagcttagagctttcactcttcttgatcatagtatatcatcctcctctcttgacccttgaaaacttccttcacaccaaacttctcataaacttcattagaggggttagtacataatcaaaaactcacatgttcagaggtgacacaatcattcttaacacttctggacattgctcaaagctactggaaggtaatggaacaaacaaatccacccaacacagcgaaagaagcaatgcgaaataaaaggcagaatctgtcaaaacagaacagtccgtaaagacgaatttttaataaatacttccgttgctcaaatcagaaaactccaaactaatgaaacttgcgtacatatctgaggaacacgcacgtaaattggcatatttttctgatttttctacagagaaaacagcccagattcgtgacagatagaaatctgtttctgcgcagaaatccaaatctagtatcaaccttcgattagaggcttcacttggcacaacaaaacacaaaactaagataagaagaggttgctacagtagtaaacaacttccaagacacaaatataaaacaaagtactgtagcaaaataacacatgggttatctcccaagaagttctttctttttagccattaagatgggctcagcagttttaatgatgcactcataagaaatagtaattgaagcgaaagagagcatccagaggtaaattcaaaacacatttaagtctaacatgcttcctatgcataggactcttgtaaataaacaagttcatgaagagcaaagtaacaagcataggaagataaaacaagtgtagtttcaaaaaattcagcacatagagaggcattttagtaacatgaaaatttctacaaccatattttcctctctcataataactttcagtagcaacatgagcaaactcaacaatataactatcacataaagcattcttatcatgagtctcatgcataaaattattactctccacataagcataatcaattttattagttgtagtgggagcaaattcaacaaagtagctatcattattattctcatcaagtgtaggaggcatagtattatcatcataaaaattactctccatagtaggcggcgttaaaagaccaatatcattataatcatcataaataggaggcaaagtatcatcaaagaaaattttctcctcaatgcttggtggactaaaaagatcatgctcatcaaaaccagcttccccaagcttagaactttctatattattatcaacaatggtgttcaaagcgttcatactaatattactaccagcatgcaaataagattcaataggttttttaattttcgcatcaaacaatccatgttttaaatcaggaaatagaataagaagctcattcttgtccattatgccaaactagtgtaaacaagaaacaaaaagttgcaattgcaggatctaaaggaaatagcttcgagtacttacagcgccgggaaatagcttagtagtcgaggtccggagtgtgagtaccttttacctttcctcccaagAATCGcgcgagaaaatagcttgatgtctacttccccctccttttcctgtagacggtgttgggcctccaagagcagaggtttgtagaacaaagcaagttttcccttaagtggatcacccaaggtttatcgaactcagggaggaagaggtcaaagatatccctctcatgcaaccctgcaaccacaaagcaagaagtctcttgtgtccccaacacacctaataggtgcactagttcggcgaagagatagtgaaatataggtggtatgaataagtatgagcagtagcaacggtgccagaaaatagcttgttggcgtgtagttgatggtggtagtattgcagcagtagtaacgcagtaaaacagtaaacaagcagcgatagcagtatttaggaacaaggcctagggattacactttcactagtggacactctcaacattgatcacataacagaacagataaatgcatactctacacttttgttggatgatgaacacattgcgtaggattacacgaaccctcaatgccggagttaacaagctccacaattaatgttcatattttagtaaccttatagtgtaagatagatcaaaagactaaaccaagtactaacatagcatgcacactgtcaccttcatgcatatgtaggaggaatagatcacatcaatactatcatagcaataattaacttcataatctacaagagatcatgatcatagcataaaccaagtactaacacggatgcacacactgtcaccattacatcgtgcaggaggaatagaactactttaataactttgctagagtagcacatagataaattgtgatacaaatacattgcaatcataaagagatataaataagcacctcactatgccattcaacagtgaataagtattctgtgaaatatagcctaagagacccacacggtgcacacactgtcacctttacacacgtgggacaaggagtctccggagatcacataagtaaaactcacttgactagcataatgacatctagattacaagcatcatcatatgaatctcaatcatgtaaggcagctcatgagactattgtattgaagtacataggagagagatgaatcacatagctaccggtacagccccgagcctcgatggagaactactccctcctcatgggagcagcagcggtgatgaagatggcggtggagatggcagcggtgtcgatggagaagccttccgggggcacttccccgctccggcagcgtgccgaaacagagactcctgtcccaggatcttggcctcgcgatggcggcggctcggaaggtttctgtggttttcgtcgaacgcatcgtggttttcgatccaggggcattatataggcgaagaggcggcgcagagggcttcagggggcccacactataggggcgcggcccctcggccgcgccggggtgtggtttggtggccctgtcccccttctctggcggttctcgtgtgttctggatgcttccggtgaaaataggaacttgggcgttgatttcgtccgattccgagaatatttcgttactaggatttctgaaaccaaaaacagcagaaaacaggaactggcacttcggcatcttgttaataggttagttccagaaaatgcacgaatatgacataaagtgtgcataaaacatgtagataacatcaataatgtggcatggaacataagaaattatcgatacgtcggagacgtatcaccgcccccaaagtgatggacataaaggtacctccagcagctgaatccaataaattccgcgaagaaaaatttagtcctgcatagaaggtttggatgatcatccaagtagtcagtccatgggttgggcaatttttaaccaaagatttcattctttcccatgcttgtgcaacatgctcagtatctaattgtttaaaattcattatgctacttctcaaagatataattttagcagggggataatatctaccaataaaagcatccttgcatttagtccaggaatcaatactattcttaggcagagatagcaaccaatctttagctcttcctcttaatgagaaagggaacaattttaattttataatgtcaccatctacatctttatatttttgcattttacatagttcaacaaaattattaagatgggcagcagcatcatcagaactaacaccagaaaattgctctcgcataacaagattcagtaaagcaggtttaatttcaaagaattctgctgtagtagcaggtggagcaataggtgtgcataagaaatcattattatttgtggttatgaaatcacacaacttagtattttcaggggtgcccattttagcagtagtaaataaagcaaactagatagagtaaatgcaagtaactaatttttttgtgtttttgatatagcaaacaagatagcaaataaagtaaaactagcaactaatttttttgtattttgatttagtgcagcaaacaaagtagtaaataaaactaagcaagacaaaaacaaagtaaagagattgggatgtggagactccccttgcagcgtgtcttgatctccccggcaacggcgccagaaatttgcttgatgcgtgtagttgacacgtccgttgggaaccccaagaggaaggtgtgatgcgcacagcggcaagtttccctcagtaagaaaccaaggtttaatcgaaccagtaggagtcaagaagcacgttgaagattgatggcggcgggatgtagtgcggcgcaacaccagggattccggcgtcaacgtggaacctgcacaacacaaaccaagtactttgccccaacgaaacagcgaggttgtcaatctcaccggcttgctgtaacaaaggattagatgtatagtgtggatgatgattgtttgcagaaaacagtagaacagtattgcaagagattgtatttcaagatagagaattggaccggggtccacagttcactagaggtgtctctcccataagataaacagcatgttgggtgaacaaattacagttgggcaattgacaaataaagagggcatgaccatgcacatacatattatgatgagtatagtgagatttaattgggcattacgacaaagtacatagaccgctatccagcatgcatctatgcctaaaaaatccaccttcaggttatcatccgaaccccctccagtattaagttgctaacaacagacaattgcattaagtattgcgcgtaatgtaatcagtaactacatcctcgaacatagcaccaatgttctaaccctagtggcacaaagacatccataatcttagagatttcatcacttcccagattcacggagacatgaacccactatcgagcataaatactccctcttggagttacaagcatctacttggccagagcatctactagtaacggagagcatgcaagatcataaacaacacatagacataactttgataatcaacataacaagtattctctattcatcggatcccaacaaacacaacatatagaattacagatagatgatcttgatcatgttcggcagctcacaagacccgacaattaagcacaatggggagaagacaaccatctagctactgctatggacccatagtccaggggtagactactcactcatcactccggaggcgaccatggcggcgtagagtcctgcgggagatgattcccctctccggcagggtgccggaggcgatctcctgaatcccccgagatgggattggcggcggcggcgtctctggaaggttttccgtatcgtggctctcggtactgggggtttcgcgacggaggctttaagtaggcggaagggcaggtcagggggccacacgagggccccacactacaggtcggcgcggccaggggccaggccgcgccgccctatggtgtggccacctcgtggccccacttcgtctcctcttcggtcttatggaagcttcatggcaaaataggaccctgggcgttgatttcgtccaattccgagaatatttcgttactaggatttctgaaaccaaaaacagcaaaaaccagcaactggctcttcggcatcttgttaataggttagttccagaaaatgcacgaatatgacataaagtgtgcataaaacatgtagatatcatcaataatgtggcatggaacacaagaaattatcgatacgtcggagacgtatcacacagctGGATGGCAAGTCCCTCCCACTTGGCGAGCTCGTCGAGCTCTCTCTAGGCAATGGCCATTAGGATAGCCTCCTCCTCGCTCAGCACCAGCGGCAATGACCAGTAGCTCAGGAAGGATCCTCATGTACAATCCGTTGGTACTAGAGCAcgtgcttagagcatctctacaGACGAGCCCAGTAGCACTCCCGATAGCTATTTGAGGGTCGGCGGTAAAATTAGGCTCACACCGGCGCatccaatagaatcgccggctaCCCTATGTCGGCCCCTTCGCACGGGGTATGAATTGGGGGCACCGGCACCCTTGTCCACGTAGGAAAACGCCCGCGGGGCCTTTCTGCTAGCCAAACGCGAGTGTTTCCCCCACCTCCTACCACATCCGGTCCGCCTCCCACCGTTCTGGATTGCGATCGACGGCATCATCGTCGCCTCCCCCGTGGTCGCCTTCCACCCTGCCTGTCCAGAAACCACCGGCCGTCGAAACCGCTAGCGCCTGATCTCAGCACCAGCCGCCTAGCCTCCTTGCCGGCAGTAGGAGGTTGCCGCCAGGATTGTCCACCCGTTCCTCCTGCAAGGTGTTCGGCGGATTGCCACGATGGACAGCGATGGCGAGATGTTGGTGCAGTTGTTCATGGAGGAGGAGAACAATGTCGCGGTCCGACGGCACCAGCAGCAGATGATGCTGGCAAGCCTCCTCTGCCTCCGCTAACCCATTGTGGCCTTGGCGGCGCCTCGATGCGGCGGTTCAAGGTTAGCAAGACAAAGAACAAGGAGCGGCATCGTCAAGTCGGCACGTTGTTTCTTGACTCTGACTACTTCTCTGATGGCACAACTCACACGCCGAAGGATTTTCGGCGCCGGTTCTGGATGACCAAAGATCTATTCATGAAATTGTCTTCGGCGTCAAGGAGTACGACGACTACTTCATCTGTAAGCAAGATTGCACCGGTTTGTGGAGTTTTTCCTCAATCCAGAAGTGCACTGCTGCATTGCGCTATCTTGCATATGGAGATCCCCCAAATGCAGCTGATGGCTACCCGCACATGGCGGAGTCGACATGCTCCAAGACTTtctacaggttttgccgagccgtcaTAGCGGCGTTTGATGGAGATTATTTAAGAGCACCAACAACGGATGATACAGCTCGGATcctggcacaaaatgctgctCGAGAGTTTCCTGGGATGCTCGGAAGCATCGACTGCATGCATTGGGATTGGAAAAATTGCCCTTCTGCTTGGAAAGGAATATACAAGGGGCATAAAGGTCAGTGCAATGTCATTCTTTAGGCGGTGGCAGACCATGATCTCTAGATTTGGTATGCTTTTCTTTGGCATGGCAGGAACCCATAATgatatcaacgtgttgcagcgttCTCCGGTGTTTGTCAGGCTAGCTGAGGGTCAAGCTCCTGCCGTGAACTTTGGGTTCAACGGCCACACTtacaacaaggggtactatctagccgatggtatctatctaacgtatgctacatttgtgaaaATAATCTCTGCTCCAGCTTCGGAGACGAACGCTTATTTTGCGACATGCCAGGAAGCAGCTCGCAAGGATGTGTTGAGCAGGCTTTTGGTGTGTTCCAGCAGCGTTTCGCCGTTGTCaggtaccctgctctcacttggtcggaatctcagatgtgggaggtgatgaacgcttgtgtaatcatgcacaacatgatacaacatgatctttGAGAGCGAGACCTCTAGATGATGatcaaccattttattattaaggGCATCTTGCTCAAGTTGAGCATGTATCCCAAGAGTTCGCGGCTTTCCTTCACATGCATGCAGAAATCTAAGACGCAGATGTTCATGCTCAACTTCAGGCGGATCTGGCTGTGCATCTGTGGGCGAGAAGATGAGCCGTCAATGCatgatttaaaatttaaattattGTATGAATAATTCCATTTGTATTTGTATAAAACTATGTTAAATATTCTATGAATAATTATTGCTCGAATAAAATTTAAGTTAGTGCATAAAAAAATTTAGGGGACGCCGGTGTGGGACGGTCGGCCCTATAGTTCGGGAGGTCGTGCCAGCCTCCCCATACACTCGTACCGGCGCATCTGTCGGCGCCTATTTGGAGTCAATCAGTGGAGAtgcttgaaaggatcgtatgccgcacctagaggggggggggtgaataggtgctaaccaatttttagttctttttcaatttaggcttgacacaaaaggtaaattctctagatatgcaactaagtgaatttacctatatgacagggcaaacaactaagcaagatatagctaagcaatatagagatagaataggatagaggtaaccgagagtggagcacgcgatgacacggagatgattcccgtagttcccttcctttgcaagaaggtacgtctacgtttggaggagtgtggttgctacgaaagccaaaccaacagccacgaaggcttcactcagatctccggtgagcaacgccacgaaggcctagcccacttccactaagggatttcctcgaggcggaaaccgggcctttacaaggttcttggggcacacatccacaaccaaattggaggctcccaaatctgttacaacacaacaatcaacaacaatacatcaacacaaaatcaactagggaaccaaataggaacactagcatgagatccctcaaacaagagagggggaaatgaagaacgcttcggtgaggatgtagatcggtgtcttctccttcgaatctccaaagatcaagagctttggttgggggaggaaggagatcttgcaaatcttgagtttcttgaggtggctctaatggaggtggcttggcagatttcttgtgtaatgattgagcaagcaaccaaggtagaagaaggggggtatttataccccctctcaaaaaatgagccgttgcagcttccgggggggcggataatccggcctaagtaagggccggataatccgccgcccccggataatccggcctacggGACAAAACAgtgacattatccggccaaatgtccggccctatgccagagaagcttttcttccagtccttagccaaaaatgggggggggggcggatatttccaaaatatccggcccggatattccggccctggtacaataccgggacaatatccgggcaaatgtccggcccccatactgcgctgcttttcctcgaagacttagccaaaatcagggggccggatatttcaacaatatccggcccggattatccggcctggccatcttttgctgttaacttttgacagaccgatcaaatccaacacacataaatatgaatctatgtaaaccctgtaccacttaaacaaacattagtgtatcacatatattgacatcaaacacacaaaacataatgtgagagatgttctttcaatctccccctttttggtgtttgatgacaatatacggatttgcaagggaatcactatagagacaagcatgatggcaaaacatagaggcactccccctacatgtgtgcatataagtaatttgcatttgaatacaaatacacaacacataggagtatggtgcctcaacacaagagatatccaacatgagctctaacaatagacattgtcacatatgaagttgagataggatgcaagaaatcatacccatgtgtagatatataatgcggagatatagcatcacacataatgtaatatccttgatctcaacaaatagaaatccgaaaaccataacaatgtctcacaccacatagcacatagttttgaacggcacacaaacaaaccaaatagttcaaataagagggaacacaagcaatataagaatgataaacgcatatgcttgtgcccaaaccatgcaaatccccaagaatcctaatagaacacttctccccctttggcatcgagacgccaaaaaggggacaagcgcgatgctacacgtcccatgggaatcactcggaggcttcttcatcatcggactggtatgccgcttcctcttcttcctcatcagtgtcagatgcatccggagagcggcgagaggtgttggacctttgaaggcaatcatcaagatcactccatggaacctgtgcagagtgccatccactgtaaccctggtgagctggaggctgaggcgggggaccttgatcaccactgagcttgtgtagaataaccgcctgagtatgcttaatctcagaacgctctcggctagctgcatagttctccttatggatttcaatgttcatgcaaaggatgtgacgctgaaaccaactaagccggctcacttgcttcctcatagccgggacatcaggatgacgagcaggagcaaaaccactagaacgagcatcacccatgaaagtgtcaggtgcaggtacagctgaagagactggcttaagcttgtaggccttcttgacatggtgcttcacaaaaggatacccactcaagtcttcaccactcacagccacagagttgttgatgagaagctgaatgtagggtgcatagggtatggtggtccgggagaccatggcatcatggatctcatggaagataaagtccatgatatcaagagagTAGTCCCGTTCCTCAttaccatcacgagcacacttaaagctgaggtgcataaggtccacaaggactccccggagagcatcattgttaccaccacttgggcaaatggttgcccgaaagaaccggagcaactgactgtatatgggaagcagccccttagcaaaaccaatttttcccgctgaggtatagagatccacaagagcattcttatctgtctgttgtggtccatgaagacgacgaccctcattaacaggaactccaagaataccagcaaatcggcgcagagtggcactgcagtgagtggagccagtcatccattccaaagtgcgttcctcatctttcttgaatgccaaagtggcaaagaattgcttcaccaaatctgggctatagtcacattgaatcttcatgatatcatgcaagcccagccttccagctacccagattgcatcttcaaagtgatttttgaccgccagaatgtccacatcgatagcttgcatgggtctcagattcttcatgggctcatagacatccttgtagatgaactcctgctccatgcaccagtatctcctgccctctatctcttcatcccttggaacatcttcataccagttcttcatgcggatagcggaataagagactgggtccatggccttgtagttctccctcacttccttgttcttccgccttgaagtgacggacttgcgaggtgcattgggtgcatactcgtcactagatcgatcatgccttgagcgtctccgaccaccccgagaagcaccacctgtgagaagcaaaggcgggtagcaaagagaaggtaatgctcataagtcatgtaagatacagtaatatactcgagaaacatgctataagtcggtacaaatctagacatgatagattgaagcaaaaactgcagcggcgatgaagctccaggccggataatccggggtccccagggggcggataatccggccgggccggataatccggccagcgcgggggccggataatccggccctgcgaaagttgcagttttccaatcaaaagtttgtctaagactagatcggcctcatagcatgcaagaggagtacactacacatgatttggaacaactagacaccaattccaccaagaaaatagcacatataaaacacaacatctagggttagagattgtgaatcatacccacatccattgtggaaaccgcttggaggagaaggtagctagggaggagatgcacccgatccacccaagaactccgagagggggcggacggagcgtctccggcgaggaggaggaggaggaggtccggcgatcttgagaggagaaagaggagagagaggcgcgtggggggtggtgtgaaccgtttgcccccccgcggcctcgacctcaaccctttcaagatctgcccaggccggataatccggccctagcttagggcggataatccggccaggccggattttccggtgtctcctggggccggattatccggggttctggaaaattctagaatcaccgggaatccggcccatctttcgttggttatttgcatgacccatatgtgatacaataatgtatcacgtcacatataaggtgcaaatttaccaataagatggagcaacctagatcatccgaccgaaacacctcaaactccaagtttttaccaaacatgacaaatgagcaagatggaaatggcttataggagagagtaggcttaggttttagaagatacaaactgttgatggtacatggtcactcaagtttgcaagatatgagcaaataaggccaaactagagtgatttcccataagaacatggagatgtctataaaatccaatgaaaatccaaacaactccaactcttcacgaagaagagtgtggtggcctaggccaccatatatgagtgttatggtatggcaccgcgaagatatatcttgggtccaaaccaatactcatcatttaagctcacatatcaacatatgatataacgagaatgaaatcttta
It includes:
- the LOC139833568 gene encoding uncharacterized protein, translating into MDSDGEMLVQLFMEEENNVAVRRHQQQMMLKCTAALRYLAYGDPPNAADGYPHMAESTCSKTFYRFCRAVIAAFDGDYLRAPTTDDTARILAQNAAREFPGMLGSIDCMHWDWKNCPSAWKGIYKGHKGTHNDINVLQRSPVFVRLAEGQAPAVNFGFNGHTYNKGFGDERLFCDMPGSSSQGCVEQAFGVFQQRFAVVRRIWLCICGREDEPSMHDLKFKLLYE